A window from Megalobrama amblycephala isolate DHTTF-2021 linkage group LG21, ASM1881202v1, whole genome shotgun sequence encodes these proteins:
- the LOC125256567 gene encoding protein FAM126B isoform X1 translates to MLCSERGVVEEWLSEFKTLPDEQIRSYSGSLRLKKALVPALYAVIREQPCSELLAPVCHQLFELYRSSEEGLRRFTLQFLPELIWVYLRHSASRERYRNGCVEALLLGIYNLEIVDSKGNGKLLSFTIPTLSKPSIYHEPSSLGSMALTEGALNQHDLIRVVYSGLLSQRETVTSQNRFEVLSFLMLCYNSAVVFMPASSHQSACRMSTRLCVSGYPRQQQKSWKEPYNRVRLEPEFMVQMLTAVYHAIYNGQWDLGREALDDILYRAQLDLHAQPLLVANAISRSLPSRPPEGSRNLLEVEVTHAGRCISQAAVTAASIRRLRWKREDCFDFSTTAEFYASITPSRFTPPERPDNPVPCGRIKCTIHLTLQGDADGVSCGKDSFDPDEGFSSGASSSSQPSSVKRDWVITGVRPSRDPGARQRESTSADTRAALRSLHQRHQSPPPTVSLRTAESSRSPSPSAPRRFLDPHYISPFAGVPPKTSSTSSSKSLDCTGLNGSSGPTDSLSLGSLSADRAHYLSAISLQEERLGRAARSQDLLSPGSPFSSGSPLSKQSRSPSFNMQIISQV, encoded by the exons ATGCTCTGCTCAGAGCGTGGGGTGGTGGAGGAATGGCTCTCAGAGTTCAAG ACCTTACCTGACGAGCAAATCCGTAGCTATTCTGGCAGCTTGCGTCTGAAGAAAGCTTTGGTTCCTGCTCTCTATGCTGTTATTCGGGAGCAGCCCTGCAGTGAG CTGCTAGCTCCGGTGTGTCATCAGTTGTTTGAATTGTACCGGAGCTCAGAGGAGGGTTTGCGACGGTTTACCCTTCAGTTCCTACCTGAACTCATATGGGTGTACTTGCGTCATTCAGCCAGCAGAGAGCGCTACCGCAATGGCTGCGTAGAAGCCCTGTTACTTGGGATCTATAACCTG GAAATTGTGGACAGTAAAGGAAATGGCAAGCTGCTGTCATTCACCATACCAACTCTCTCTAAGCCTTCAATATACCATGAG CCATCCAGCCTGGGGTCCATGGCGTTAACCGAGGGAGCCCTGAACCAGCACGACCTCATCCGGGTGGTGTACAGCGGTCTGCTATCTCAGAGAGAGACGGTCACCTCACAGAACAG GTTTGAGGTGCTGTCTTTTTTAATGCTCTGCTACAACTCAGCCGTGGTCTTTATGCCTGCATCCTCCCACCAATCGGCTTGCAGAATGAGTACACG GCTGTGTGTGAGCGGTTACCCACGGCAGCAGCAAAAGTCGTGGAAGGAGCCGTACAACCGTGTGCGATTGGAGCCAGAGTTTATGGTGCAGATGCTGACTGCTGTTTACCATGCCAT TTATAATGGGCAGTGGGATCTGGGGAGGGAAGCTTTGGATGACATCCTCTACCGAGCACAGCTAGACCTTCATGCCCAGCCATTACTG GTGGCAAATGCAATTAGTCGCTCACTTCCGTCCCGTCCTCCGGAGGGCTCACGGAACCTTCTGGAGGTGGAAGTAACTCATGCTGGGAGATGCATCTCACAGGCAGCTGTCACTGCCGCCTCCATTCGTCGCCTCCGCTGGAAACGAGAGG ATTGTTTTGATTTCTCAACCACGGCTGAATTCTACGCCTCCATCACCCCCAGCCGATTCACTCCCCCGGAGAGACCAGACAATCCTGTGCCATGTGGGCGGATAAAGTGCACCATTCACCTAACCTTGCAAGGGG ATGCCGACGGCGTGAGCTGCGGAAAGGACTCTTTTGACCCAGATGAAGGGTTTTCCTCTGGGGCTTCCAGCAGCAGCCAGCCCAGCAGCGTGAAACGTGACTGGGTCATAACTGGCGTTCGACCTTCCCGAGATCCGGGAGCCAGGCAGAGGGAGAGCACGTCGGCCGACACCAGAGCCGCCCTCCGAAGCCTCCACCAACGGCACCAGTCCCCTCCCCCCACCGTCAGCCTCCGTACCGCAGAGAGCAGCCGCAGCCCGAGTCCCAGCGCTCCGAGACGCTTTCTGGACCCGCATTACATCTCTCCCTTTGCTGGTGTGCCACCCAAAACCAGCAGCACGTCTTCAAGCAAGTCTCTTGACTGTACCGGCCTCAACGGCTCATCGGGACCCACAGATAGCCTGTCGCTGGGAAGCCTCAGCGCAGACAGGGCTCACTATCTGTCGGCCATCAGCTTGCAGGAGGAACGTCTTGGGCGAGCGGCGCGGAGCCAGGATCTCCTTTCCCCCGGGAGTCCGTTCTCCTCTGGAAGCCCATTGTCCAAACAGTCTCGATCACCCAGTTTTAATATGCAGATTATATCCCAGGTCTAG
- the LOC125256567 gene encoding protein FAM126B isoform X2: protein MLCSERGVVEEWLSEFKTLPDEQIRSYSGSLRLKKALVPALYAVIREQPCSELLAPVCHQLFELYRSSEEGLRRFTLQFLPELIWVYLRHSASRERYRNGCVEALLLGIYNLEIVDSKGNGKLLSFTIPTLSKPSIYHEPSSLGSMALTEGALNQHDLIRVVYSGLLSQRETVTSQNRFEVLSFLMLCYNSAVVFMPASSHQSACRMSTRLCVSGYPRQQQKSWKEPYNRVRLEPEFMVQMLTAVYHAIYNGQWDLGREALDDILYRAQLDLHAQPLLVANAISRSLPSRPPEGSRNLLEVEVTHAGRCISQAAVTAASIRRLRWKREDADGVSCGKDSFDPDEGFSSGASSSSQPSSVKRDWVITGVRPSRDPGARQRESTSADTRAALRSLHQRHQSPPPTVSLRTAESSRSPSPSAPRRFLDPHYISPFAGVPPKTSSTSSSKSLDCTGLNGSSGPTDSLSLGSLSADRAHYLSAISLQEERLGRAARSQDLLSPGSPFSSGSPLSKQSRSPSFNMQIISQV from the exons ATGCTCTGCTCAGAGCGTGGGGTGGTGGAGGAATGGCTCTCAGAGTTCAAG ACCTTACCTGACGAGCAAATCCGTAGCTATTCTGGCAGCTTGCGTCTGAAGAAAGCTTTGGTTCCTGCTCTCTATGCTGTTATTCGGGAGCAGCCCTGCAGTGAG CTGCTAGCTCCGGTGTGTCATCAGTTGTTTGAATTGTACCGGAGCTCAGAGGAGGGTTTGCGACGGTTTACCCTTCAGTTCCTACCTGAACTCATATGGGTGTACTTGCGTCATTCAGCCAGCAGAGAGCGCTACCGCAATGGCTGCGTAGAAGCCCTGTTACTTGGGATCTATAACCTG GAAATTGTGGACAGTAAAGGAAATGGCAAGCTGCTGTCATTCACCATACCAACTCTCTCTAAGCCTTCAATATACCATGAG CCATCCAGCCTGGGGTCCATGGCGTTAACCGAGGGAGCCCTGAACCAGCACGACCTCATCCGGGTGGTGTACAGCGGTCTGCTATCTCAGAGAGAGACGGTCACCTCACAGAACAG GTTTGAGGTGCTGTCTTTTTTAATGCTCTGCTACAACTCAGCCGTGGTCTTTATGCCTGCATCCTCCCACCAATCGGCTTGCAGAATGAGTACACG GCTGTGTGTGAGCGGTTACCCACGGCAGCAGCAAAAGTCGTGGAAGGAGCCGTACAACCGTGTGCGATTGGAGCCAGAGTTTATGGTGCAGATGCTGACTGCTGTTTACCATGCCAT TTATAATGGGCAGTGGGATCTGGGGAGGGAAGCTTTGGATGACATCCTCTACCGAGCACAGCTAGACCTTCATGCCCAGCCATTACTG GTGGCAAATGCAATTAGTCGCTCACTTCCGTCCCGTCCTCCGGAGGGCTCACGGAACCTTCTGGAGGTGGAAGTAACTCATGCTGGGAGATGCATCTCACAGGCAGCTGTCACTGCCGCCTCCATTCGTCGCCTCCGCTGGAAACGAGAGG ATGCCGACGGCGTGAGCTGCGGAAAGGACTCTTTTGACCCAGATGAAGGGTTTTCCTCTGGGGCTTCCAGCAGCAGCCAGCCCAGCAGCGTGAAACGTGACTGGGTCATAACTGGCGTTCGACCTTCCCGAGATCCGGGAGCCAGGCAGAGGGAGAGCACGTCGGCCGACACCAGAGCCGCCCTCCGAAGCCTCCACCAACGGCACCAGTCCCCTCCCCCCACCGTCAGCCTCCGTACCGCAGAGAGCAGCCGCAGCCCGAGTCCCAGCGCTCCGAGACGCTTTCTGGACCCGCATTACATCTCTCCCTTTGCTGGTGTGCCACCCAAAACCAGCAGCACGTCTTCAAGCAAGTCTCTTGACTGTACCGGCCTCAACGGCTCATCGGGACCCACAGATAGCCTGTCGCTGGGAAGCCTCAGCGCAGACAGGGCTCACTATCTGTCGGCCATCAGCTTGCAGGAGGAACGTCTTGGGCGAGCGGCGCGGAGCCAGGATCTCCTTTCCCCCGGGAGTCCGTTCTCCTCTGGAAGCCCATTGTCCAAACAGTCTCGATCACCCAGTTTTAATATGCAGATTATATCCCAGGTCTAG